A region of the Hemitrygon akajei chromosome 11, sHemAka1.3, whole genome shotgun sequence genome:
CGACGCAAACGGCGCTAAATGAGGTGATGAAACATTTAAATATGAGGCTGACAGGGAAGGGAAGAGCGGCTGCTTCTCGCTGTGAAATGAAGCGGTTTTATTGCGAAGTGAAAACTGTTTGAGAGGCAAGGGGTTAAAGACACAGAGACAGGTAACCGAGCGTCGAGACCTCCCTGCAGGCAAGGGTATGCCGTCCGCATATTCAGGGTAAGAGACCGCATACGCGTTTCAGCACCTCCCCCGGGTTTAACTTTACCAAGGCGTCAGATCGGCTGATGGGACCTGTCCCCTCCGAATGGCGTTTATATTTTCAAAAGAAAAGAGGTTTTGAAGGGTGTTAAGCTCCACAAATCACGGACTAAGATCGCTGTGTGTTGGTAGGTGTCAGTAAGCAGATACCCCCTTCCCAAGCGCATCCTTTAGTGCCAAGGGTCGATGGACGACGCTGGGGGTCGATGAGATCGGCAGTCTCGGGTAAACCGTGTCCCCTCGTGTAACTGGAAGGACTTGTCACCGGTCTCTTTCCTTGTCTCCAGCTACAGGGTGACTGTTAAGCGTCGCTGGGATGTACAGGGCAAACGATTTCCAATGGCGTCCGCGGAATGCTATCACCCTCTGGAAGTGAGCGACAGCGACCTCGAGCTCACCGACTATGGCTGCCGGTCCCAGCGGACGGCCAATGGGGCCGTAGGCGCGCCCTGCGCCCGCAACCTTTCAGCACCAAGGACAGATCCACGGCCCAACGGGAACCAAGAGCAGGAGACCTCCTTCACCTTCCGGGCTGACCAGCTCTCGCCCGCTAACAGGTGCCCGGGCAGGCCTGAGGCGGTGCCCAGCCAGTGCAGCCGGGACAGAGCCCAGGAGACATCGCCTCACTCTGAGGAGGGGCCCGAAGCCGAGGCGAATGGACAGTCTGTTGACTATGGCTTCATGGTGGCGTTGGTTTTCCTGGTGGCCGGCATCACCCTGGTGGTTATCGCCTACGCGATTCCGAGAGAGTCCCGAGTGGATCCGGACACGGTCACAGCTCGGGAGATGGAGAGGCTGGAGTTACATTACGCCCTTTTGGGCTCTCACTTGGACAAATGTATCATCGCTGGCCTGGGTCTCCTCACTCTGGGAGGCATGCTCCTCTCCCTGCTACTCATGGTTTCCATTTGTAAAGGCGACCTCTATGGACGGAGGAGCTTCATAGTGACTGGCAGGTCCAGGAAGACCTACGGGTCCATCAACCTGAGACTGAAGCCATTGGATAGCGAAGGTCATCAATCATTGGTGGAGTCCGAGGTAGTCCAGGTGTCTGAGAATCTTAGCTATACTGGATCCTAAAGGAACATGTAGTTCTCCCACCCCCAACCATCTCCTCCCTTAATCCCTTCACAACTACATGGCCTCCCTGATTGAGAcagtatttaaatgcatgtattTATTATACATTTTATGTATGATGCAAAACAACATAACTCACTCGGGTCTTTCCCAGCAAAGCTCCAACATTCACCAAATGATGAATATCATCACCAGTCCAATGGATTCAGTCCTCCACGAGGGAGAGAATTCACGCAATCTCTCGAGAACAGTAATCGGCAAGGGAGTGGGAGGGGAGCCGGTGTTTGGGTGAGAACAATCTTTGCAGACTGGAGTGGTTCTGTGCAGACTTCAGTGTGcctactgcaaaaaaaaagtcacCTATCAGGCCCCAAACATATTCATAGAATTGTTAGCACACTAGAGGCTGTCAAGTCTATGGAGACCAGACCAGCAATTTTGTACAGGATAGTTACCAAAAGGATTTGATTCTGCACAGGTTTAAACCCATACAGATTAATCACAGACCCTCAGGTCAAAGGCAGGTTGCAGCTcataccctaaccctaatttTGATCACAGAAATATAAACACATATGTTTCTGTAGTGCCTCTCATGACTTTAGGATGTCTCCAAGATTTTTACAAATAAAACAATCCCTGAACTGTCCCTAACTATTACAGCATTAAGGAGATCTGTACGTAATGTGAGCTCCCATAGACAATGAAGCGATCATGACTACTGCTTACCCATGGGTTAGACATTGTCCAAGTTACCAGGAATCACTCCCTTATCATTCATGAGACTaacagcatagaacatagaacagtactgacTTCTAGTTCATGATGTCATTCCAACCCCttaaccttctctaagatcaatctaacccttccttcccacgtagccctccatttcactttcttccatgtgcctatctaagagtctctttgaAGGTCCTTAAAGTATCTGCCTGCACCACCACCCCCGACagcacccaccgctctctgtgtggcTGCCACgggagtgtagcagttagcgtgacactattacagcttggtgcgggggtggggggggttagagttcagagttcagttctgtcaacatctgtaagaagtttgtacatcttccctgtgagcccatgggtttcctccggctgcttTGTTTAGTCTCACAGTCTAAAGatttaccagttggtaggttaattggtctttgtaacttgccctgtgattaggctcgggttaagaGGTGGGTTTCTGGCTGACATGATtcattgggctgaaagggccAGTTCTgcactgaatctctaaataaataattaaaaataaatttacacACAACTTAGAACAGTACGTGGTGTTTTGCGATCTTTTaatctattccaagatcaatctaaccattccgtTCTGCATAGCTCCTGATTTTTCTGTCTTTCATGCACCTTCCTGTAAGAGTTTACTAAATCTCCTTGACGTGTCTGTCTCTGCCACCAACGCTGGCAGCACATTGCACcaaacactctctgtgtaagaaacctaCTCTGATATCTGGGAGGCGATAGCTGGATGAGGTAAAGGGCCAAGGAAgcaggaatatgataggagataagagtggaccatgggagaaagggaaggaggaggggaatgatAGGTAAGcgatgggtaggtgaggagaaaagaaggggtaAAAAGGGAGCCAGGAAGGAGAATGGAAAAAGTGAGAAGGGGGAATGGGgtagaaattactggaaattggtgAAATCAATGATCATACCTCAGGTTGGAGACTACGCAAATAGATTACGAGGTGTATCTGGATCTGATAAAAACTGAAACAACTACTTTCCCCAGACTTTAGCAAAGTGTTGCTGTTGGACAAAGTGAGAATGGGTTTGGgcatactttttaaaaatctgatttagagatatagcacgaTAACAGGCtgttctggcccaatgagcccatgttGCCTAATTACATctatgtggccaattaaccttccaacccgtatgtctttggaatgtggaaggaaactggattacccagaggaaacccacggggtggggggggggggggtcatacaaactccttacagacagcgatgggaattTTAACCAAGGTAACTGGaattgtaatagcattatgctaaccactactctgCCGTGTCACACCCTTGTTACAGTATTATACAACAGTGCATTATTTGATACACATAATTCAAAGTTAAATAATCAACATTCTAACCCCAGTATTTAGCAGCTATGGGGTTAAGCAGATTTTTGTAATCTTTTGTATGGACTGGGACAACGACAACGTATcattttgcagtatttttaaGGGCAACCTTTCAGACAACAGCATTACGAActcaaaaatgaaaaaaagaaatgTAAACTCTACTGCTAAAACAAGGTTGATTTCTCTGGGAGTTCTCTGAGTACTAATGAAATAGGGAGAgtaacaagagattctgcagatgctggaaatccagagcaacaaacacaaaatgctg
Encoded here:
- the LOC140736257 gene encoding transmembrane protein 74B-like isoform X1 — translated: MPSAYSGYRVTVKRRWDVQGKRFPMASAECYHPLEVSDSDLELTDYGCRSQRTANGAVGAPCARNLSAPRTDPRPNGNQEQETSFTFRADQLSPANRCPGRPEAVPSQCSRDRAQETSPHSEEGPEAEANGQSVDYGFMVALVFLVAGITLVVIAYAIPRESRVDPDTVTAREMERLELHYALLGSHLDKCIIAGLGLLTLGGMLLSLLLMVSICKGDLYGRRSFIVTGRSRKTYGSINLRLKPLDSEGHQSLVESEVVQVSENLSYTGS
- the LOC140736257 gene encoding transmembrane protein 74B-like isoform X2, which translates into the protein MASAECYHPLEVSDSDLELTDYGCRSQRTANGAVGAPCARNLSAPRTDPRPNGNQEQETSFTFRADQLSPANRCPGRPEAVPSQCSRDRAQETSPHSEEGPEAEANGQSVDYGFMVALVFLVAGITLVVIAYAIPRESRVDPDTVTAREMERLELHYALLGSHLDKCIIAGLGLLTLGGMLLSLLLMVSICKGDLYGRRSFIVTGRSRKTYGSINLRLKPLDSEGHQSLVESEVVQVSENLSYTGS